Proteins from a genomic interval of Lolium perenne isolate Kyuss_39 chromosome 1, Kyuss_2.0, whole genome shotgun sequence:
- the LOC127308442 gene encoding expansin-B9 produces MASLSYVLTVAVLAALVTGGACIGKVPPGANITTKYDTKWLPAKATWYGKPTGAGPKDNGGACGIKDVNLAPYLGMTACGNVPIFKDGKGCGSCYEVKCKKPEPCSDKPITVFITDKNYEPIAPYHFDLSGHAFGLMALPGKDQALRSVGELELEFRRVRCKYPPGTKITFHVEKGSNPNYLAVLVKFVSDDGDIVQVDIQDKQSPAWKPMTESWGAVWRWDGVQPLKGPISLRLTSESGKKLTATDVIPATWKADTVYPSKVQF; encoded by the exons ATGGCTTCCCTCTCCTACGTCCTCACGGTGGCCGTCCTGGCGGCGCTGGTCACCGGCGGCGCGTGCATCGGCAAGGTGCCGCCGGGCGCCAACATCACGACCAAATACGACACCAAGTGGCTCCCCGCCAAGGCCACCTGGTACGGCAAGCCCACAGGCGCAGGACCCAAAGACAACG GCGGCGCATGCGGTATCAAGGACGTGAACCTGGCTCCCTACCTTGGCATGACGGCCTGCGGCAACGTCCCCATCTTCAAGGACGGCAAGGGATGCGGCTCTTGCTACGAG GTCAAGTGTAAGAAGCCAGAGCCGTGCTCCGACAAGCCGATCACGGTCTTCATCACGGACAAGAACTACGAGCCCATCGCGCCCTACCACTTCGACCTCTCCGGCCATGCCTTCGGCCTCATGGCGTTGCCCGGGAAGGACCAGGCGCTCCGCTCTGTCGGGGAGCTCGAGCTGGAGTTCAGGAGGGTGCGCTGCAAGTACCCGCCCGGCACCAAGATCACTTTCCACGTCGAGAAGGGCTCCAACCCCAACTACCTCGCCGTGCTCGTCAAGTTCGTCTCCGATGACGGCGACATTGTCCAGGTGGACATCCAGGACAAGCAGTCGCCGGCATGGAAACCCATGACAGAGTCCTGGGGCGCCGTCTGGAGGTGGGACGGAGTGCAGCCGCTCAAGGGCCCCATCTCCCTCCGCCTCACCAGCGAGTCCGGCAAGAAGCTCACCGCCACTGACGTCATCCCGGCAACCTGGAAGGCCGACACCGTCTACCCGTCAAAAGTCCAGTTCTAG